One window of the Candidatus Chryseobacterium colombiense genome contains the following:
- a CDS encoding acyloxyacyl hydrolase, translated as MILLSVFYKAQEADSLKPKLWTASANAEYGMVLPTNIHLKSYPHKAFAAYSFEFLKQTNGNRDWESLYSYPQVGVGVIAVDYLTNKQLGSPYAIYGIYNAKIKQWDKLKWYHSINFGISFNSTPYNSDLGYLNSSIGSKTNMFISLGTGLYYEIGKHFDLGLSLKFNHLSNGSLKTPNRGLNSVAPQLSLVYYPERVTPQKSDTVRIVHDKYNTVEFSVFAARKSAFYKGTDRDPGNYYQGYIYNIYGAEAFYFRQYSEKSAYGIGVGITQDDEYNHTMYLENGFVYDKKRFSKNQVLASVIPSYRLIMGKLYVNIGAGYYLFKKTWKYDKTAFFQRIGLQYQVTDRLFASFGINAYDFHVANYLEWKLGYTFSKKVRK; from the coding sequence TTGATTTTATTATCTGTTTTCTATAAAGCTCAAGAAGCGGACTCTTTAAAACCAAAACTTTGGACGGCCAGTGCTAATGCGGAATATGGAATGGTTTTACCGACTAATATTCATTTAAAAAGTTATCCCCATAAAGCTTTTGCAGCTTATTCTTTCGAATTTTTAAAGCAAACTAACGGGAATAGAGATTGGGAGTCCTTATATAGTTATCCACAAGTCGGAGTGGGTGTTATTGCCGTCGACTACCTAACCAATAAACAATTGGGAAGTCCCTACGCTATTTATGGAATTTATAATGCAAAAATAAAACAGTGGGATAAGCTTAAATGGTATCACAGTATTAATTTTGGAATCTCTTTCAATTCGACTCCCTATAATTCTGATCTCGGATACCTTAACAGTTCCATAGGTTCAAAAACAAATATGTTCATTAGTCTGGGAACAGGATTGTATTATGAAATAGGGAAACATTTTGACTTAGGACTGAGTCTTAAATTTAATCATCTTTCCAACGGTTCTTTAAAAACACCCAATAGAGGATTGAACAGTGTTGCTCCTCAGTTAAGTTTAGTTTATTATCCTGAACGCGTAACTCCTCAAAAATCAGATACCGTTAGAATCGTTCATGATAAATATAATACGGTGGAATTTTCTGTATTTGCAGCTCGAAAAAGTGCTTTTTATAAAGGAACAGATCGTGATCCGGGTAATTATTATCAGGGATATATTTACAATATTTACGGGGCGGAAGCTTTTTATTTCCGTCAGTATTCTGAAAAATCGGCATATGGAATCGGAGTGGGCATTACTCAGGATGATGAATATAACCATACGATGTACCTTGAAAACGGTTTTGTATATGATAAAAAACGATTTTCTAAAAATCAGGTTCTGGCAAGTGTTATTCCCAGTTATCGTTTAATTATGGGAAAATTATATGTGAATATCGGAGCCGGATATTATCTTTTCAAGAAAACATGGAAATATGATAAAACAGCTTTCTTTCAAAGAATAGGTCTGCAATATCAGGTTACAGACCGTCTGTTTGCCTCTTTCGGAATTAATGCTTATGATTTTCATGTAGCCAATTATCTTGAATGGAAATTAGGATATACTTTTTCAAAAAAAGTCAGGAAATAG
- the rpsO gene encoding 30S ribosomal protein S15, which translates to MYLTTEKKAEIFAKHGKSAQDTGSAEGQVALFTFRINHLSQHLKANRHDFNTERSLVKLVGKRKSLLDYLKKKDITRYRAIIAELGLRK; encoded by the coding sequence ATGTACTTAACAACAGAAAAAAAAGCAGAAATTTTCGCAAAACATGGAAAATCTGCACAAGACACAGGGAGCGCTGAAGGACAAGTAGCTCTTTTTACTTTCAGAATTAACCACTTATCTCAGCATTTGAAGGCTAATCGTCACGATTTCAATACTGAAAGATCTTTGGTGAAATTAGTAGGTAAAAGAAAAAGTTTATTGGACTATCTTAAGAAAAAAGATATTACAAGATACAGAGCTATTATCGCTGAACTAGGTTTAAGAAAATAA
- a CDS encoding pyruvate decarboxylase: MGKVLFFLAFTSVLLIGTASMKAQRSPDDKIKKVLYFNPEVEPDIEEIKEPTNNAFFSAVSDNTSNMKRNKMLRAEVQIPYDSIDKQTIIDYCSNNATDFAIVPKVKYFKVGLGKYVFSNQVVISMKLFDSTGNLLTETDYDTYRKNMRLLGSTENSIKIGTNGAIKGILKKLKKIRPTAESGF; encoded by the coding sequence ATGGGAAAAGTTTTATTTTTTTTAGCCTTTACTTCTGTTTTATTGATCGGGACCGCTTCAATGAAAGCACAGAGAAGCCCCGATGATAAGATAAAGAAAGTTCTTTACTTCAATCCAGAAGTAGAGCCGGATATTGAGGAAATAAAAGAGCCTACCAACAATGCCTTTTTCAGTGCCGTTTCTGATAACACCAGCAATATGAAGAGAAACAAAATGCTGAGAGCTGAAGTGCAGATTCCTTATGACAGTATCGACAAACAGACCATCATAGATTATTGCAGCAATAATGCTACTGATTTCGCTATTGTTCCTAAAGTAAAATATTTTAAAGTAGGATTAGGAAAATATGTATTCTCCAATCAGGTGGTTATCAGCATGAAGCTTTTTGATTCCACCGGAAATCTTCTCACAGAAACAGATTACGATACCTACCGTAAAAATATGCGTCTATTGGGATCTACCGAAAATTCTATAAAAATAGGAACCAATGGTGCTATAAAAGGTATTCTAAAAAAATTAAAGAAGATAAGACCTACTGCTGAATCCGGATTCTAG